One part of the Chryseobacterium sp. 7 genome encodes these proteins:
- a CDS encoding alpha/beta hydrolase has protein sequence MKKFVLRYHFFVMGCIGFLLQSCNTKFRVWVGPGGQQKIYNLKYGEHKRQKMDIFLPKDYAKDAPVVLLVHGGAWTLGKKEHMIQVQKMLFQNNIPSINMNYRFVSTKEKVTYKQQLEDIGLAIEKFNSLAEKAELLPNNYILLGESAGGHLSLLYGYQHPEQIKKIISLSGPTDFYSSEYLKSFYSKYTSPTFQKVVGTKFDRKNISENFKEASPIANITNVPTLLFQGNNDFLVNQHQGIAMDSALTQMKVPHKFIFMKGAGHAPRFFSKRKRDSIIYPNILEWVRK, from the coding sequence ATGAAAAAATTCGTACTCAGATATCACTTTTTCGTCATGGGATGCATTGGTTTTCTCCTGCAGTCCTGTAATACAAAATTCAGAGTATGGGTGGGGCCCGGAGGCCAGCAGAAAATTTATAACCTGAAATACGGCGAGCATAAAAGACAGAAAATGGATATTTTTCTGCCTAAAGACTATGCTAAAGATGCTCCTGTAGTTCTTCTCGTTCACGGTGGAGCCTGGACTTTAGGTAAAAAAGAACATATGATCCAGGTTCAGAAAATGCTTTTCCAAAACAACATTCCGAGTATCAATATGAATTACAGGTTTGTTTCAACCAAAGAAAAAGTCACTTATAAACAACAGCTTGAAGATATTGGTCTTGCTATTGAAAAATTCAATTCTTTAGCAGAAAAAGCTGAGCTTCTGCCCAACAATTATATTCTTCTGGGGGAAAGTGCCGGTGGTCATTTATCTCTTCTTTACGGGTATCAGCATCCTGAGCAGATTAAAAAAATTATTTCTTTAAGCGGTCCTACAGATTTTTACAGTTCAGAGTATCTAAAATCCTTTTATTCCAAATACACTTCTCCTACTTTTCAAAAGGTAGTTGGGACTAAATTTGACCGGAAAAACATATCTGAAAACTTTAAAGAAGCAAGTCCTATTGCCAATATTACAAATGTTCCTACTCTCCTATTTCAAGGAAATAATGATTTTCTGGTTAACCAGCATCAGGGAATTGCTATGGACTCAGCGCTTACCCAGATGAAAGTTCCACATAAATTCATTTTTATGAAAGGTGCCGGGCATGCGCCAAGATTTTTCAGTAAAAGAAAAAGAGACAGTATTATCTATCCGAATATTCTGGAGTGGGTCAGAAAATAG
- a CDS encoding serine hydrolase domain-containing protein → MRPQFHIFTLGCLFCLFSPFFSLKAQNQTSLSSLNQEKKKEEIDAIIKEFAGINKFNGTAFVHYQNKNIFEKSYGWQDAEKKTSNQNKSVYQIASLTKSFTALVIVKLNEEGKLSFKDPVSKFIPDYPRGNEITIEHLLTHTSGIYEILRNKEFFSLLLTGKSITKDQELSFFKNEPLDFEPGTQFSYTNSGYIILGLIIEKITGLSYENAVRKIILDPLKMSHTGFNYLALKSPYKTVPYSYISKTKQERTDVWNSTLTGPAGQIYSTVEDLYNYYLGLRDYKIISKEAFKKATTPFLSGYGYGWFIDDLYGKKLINHGGNIEGSTSYFAMLPDDDLCIILLNNITSKKLEKAGNTILAALLNQPYTLPQPKKEVILSPDVLKKYVGDYQLSDDSIIHILDENGQLFIQNNKNPKIRMHAEKEDVFFLQNDDSEISFIFKDGEKGVIMIKKGLSSKTAEKL, encoded by the coding sequence ATGCGACCTCAATTTCATATTTTTACTTTGGGATGTTTATTTTGTCTGTTCAGTCCATTCTTTTCTTTAAAAGCTCAAAATCAGACAAGTCTAAGCAGCCTTAATCAGGAAAAGAAGAAAGAAGAAATAGACGCCATTATAAAAGAATTTGCAGGAATTAATAAGTTTAACGGAACTGCTTTCGTTCATTATCAAAATAAAAACATTTTCGAAAAATCATACGGCTGGCAAGATGCCGAAAAGAAAACCTCCAATCAGAACAAAAGCGTATATCAGATTGCTTCTTTAACCAAATCATTCACTGCCCTGGTTATTGTAAAGCTAAATGAAGAAGGGAAACTTTCTTTTAAAGATCCTGTCTCAAAGTTTATTCCCGATTATCCCAGAGGAAATGAAATTACCATTGAACATCTCCTTACCCACACGTCCGGAATTTATGAAATACTGCGCAATAAGGAATTTTTCAGCTTGCTTCTCACGGGAAAATCTATAACCAAAGATCAGGAACTTTCCTTTTTTAAAAATGAACCACTGGATTTTGAACCCGGTACTCAATTTTCCTATACCAATTCAGGCTATATTATACTGGGGCTCATCATTGAAAAGATAACCGGACTTTCTTATGAAAATGCAGTAAGAAAAATCATTTTAGATCCTCTGAAGATGTCACATACAGGCTTTAATTATCTGGCTCTGAAAAGTCCGTACAAAACGGTTCCTTATTCCTATATTTCAAAAACAAAACAGGAAAGAACAGACGTCTGGAATTCTACATTAACCGGACCTGCGGGTCAAATCTACAGTACTGTTGAAGATCTTTACAACTATTATTTAGGATTGAGAGATTATAAAATTATTTCCAAAGAAGCATTTAAAAAGGCTACTACTCCTTTTCTCAGCGGTTATGGCTATGGTTGGTTTATTGATGATCTTTACGGTAAAAAGCTCATCAACCATGGTGGAAATATAGAAGGTTCCACGAGCTATTTTGCGATGCTTCCTGATGATGACCTCTGCATTATCCTTTTGAACAATATCACCAGTAAAAAGCTGGAGAAAGCGGGAAATACTATTTTAGCAGCTCTTTTAAATCAGCCTTACACTCTTCCTCAACCTAAGAAAGAAGTAATATTGAGTCCTGATGTCCTTAAAAAATATGTGGGTGATTACCAGCTCTCAGATGACAGTATTATTCATATTTTGGATGAAAACGGTCAGCTTTTTATTCAGAACAATAAGAATCCCAAAATAAGAATGCATGCTGAAAAAGAAGACGTCTTCTTCCTGCAGAATGATGACTCCGAGATTTCTTTCATTTTCAAAGATGGAGAAAAGGGGGTTATTATGATTAAAAAAGGCCTTTCTTCCAAAACAGCTGAAAAACTCTAA
- a CDS encoding tetratricopeptide repeat protein — MDQNWETQLQNIWLKLGTISSEAFIQQIKEHVDLLTTEDSQAIADFEKACAFDSTGHEKEAEPLYRSALEKGLTGLRRRRARIQLASTLRNNGKTEESIRILREEKANYSDELDDAVDSFLALSLSSAGEHKEALSLALKALSKHLPRYNNSLRRYAENL; from the coding sequence ATGGATCAAAACTGGGAAACTCAATTGCAAAATATCTGGCTTAAACTGGGAACAATAAGCAGTGAAGCGTTTATTCAGCAGATCAAAGAGCATGTAGATTTGCTTACGACTGAAGATTCACAAGCCATTGCTGATTTTGAAAAAGCTTGTGCTTTTGATTCTACCGGACATGAAAAGGAAGCCGAACCTTTGTACAGATCTGCATTGGAAAAGGGATTAACAGGTTTGCGAAGAAGAAGAGCGAGAATTCAGCTGGCAAGCACGTTAAGAAATAATGGAAAAACAGAAGAAAGCATCCGGATTTTAAGGGAAGAAAAAGCAAATTATTCTGATGAACTGGATGATGCAGTGGATTCTTTTTTAGCACTGTCCCTTTCTTCAGCCGGAGAACACAAAGAAGCTTTATCCTTAGCATTAAAAGCACTATCAAAACATTTGCCCAGATACAATAATTCTTTGAGACGATATGCTGAAAACCTTTAG
- a CDS encoding DUF808 family protein has product MASGFFAILDDIAALMDDVAVTSKVATQKTAGILGDDLAVNAEKATGFLSSREIPVLWAITKGSFINKLIILPIVFLLNWLYAPAINYVLILGGFYLAFEGVEKVIEFLFHRDKKGHEVIEEIEEDEKSSEEIEKEKVKSAITTDFILSIEIVIIALGTVLEESHPFITQILVTSLVAFIATVGVYGIVALIVRMDDAGFKLIKKSNDKGFFGRLGHLLVKALPIVIKILGVVGTIALIMVAGGIFLHRIEFFHGILPTWPDVLKELTLGIVGGLVAVAVFTLGKGVYSLATKK; this is encoded by the coding sequence ATGGCATCAGGCTTTTTTGCAATTTTGGATGATATTGCAGCATTGATGGATGATGTAGCGGTTACCAGTAAGGTTGCTACCCAAAAGACTGCAGGAATTTTAGGAGACGACCTGGCTGTAAATGCAGAAAAAGCCACAGGCTTTCTTTCTTCAAGGGAAATTCCGGTTTTATGGGCAATTACAAAAGGTTCTTTTATCAATAAACTGATTATTCTGCCTATCGTCTTTTTACTTAATTGGCTGTATGCTCCGGCTATTAATTATGTATTGATCCTTGGAGGATTTTATCTGGCTTTTGAAGGCGTTGAAAAAGTAATAGAGTTTCTTTTTCACCGTGACAAAAAGGGCCATGAAGTGATAGAGGAAATTGAAGAAGACGAAAAAAGTTCTGAAGAAATTGAAAAAGAGAAAGTAAAATCGGCAATTACAACTGATTTTATTTTATCAATAGAGATCGTTATTATTGCTTTAGGAACAGTATTGGAAGAAAGTCATCCTTTCATTACACAGATTTTAGTAACGAGCCTGGTTGCATTTATTGCTACTGTTGGAGTGTATGGAATTGTAGCTTTGATTGTAAGAATGGATGATGCGGGGTTTAAATTAATAAAGAAAAGTAACGATAAAGGTTTTTTCGGGAGGCTTGGACATCTGTTAGTGAAGGCTTTACCTATTGTTATTAAAATATTAGGAGTTGTAGGAACAATTGCTTTAATAATGGTTGCCGGCGGAATTTTTCTGCATAGGATTGAATTTTTCCATGGTATACTTCCAACTTGGCCAGATGTTTTGAAAGAGCTTACGCTGGGTATTGTTGGCGGATTGGTAGCGGTTGCTGTATTTACGTTAGGAAAAGGAGTTTATTCTTTAGCGACAAAAAAATAA
- the dnaJ gene encoding molecular chaperone DnaJ, which produces MSKRDYYEVLEISKSASADEIKKAYRKMAIKFHPDKNPGDKEAEEKFKEAAEAYEVLSDDQKRARYDQFGHAGVGGNGGFGGGGFGGGMNMEDIFSQFGDIFGGGFGGFGGGGGGRQQVKGSNLRIRIKLNLEEMVNGTQKTIKVKKMKMAEGATSKTCPTCNGSGVQLKVMNTMFGQMQTQTTCGTCQGIGKVADKIPAGANAQGLIKDEEEITINIPAGARDGIQLNVRGKGNDAPFGGVPGDLLVIIEEEVDQVIKREGDNLHQELYVSFAEAALGTKKEIPTVGGKVKITVDPGTQSGKILRLAGKGLPSIDSYGKGDMFIHINVWTPQKLTKDQKDFFEKQMSSGEMVAEPSGKEKTFFDKVKDLFN; this is translated from the coding sequence ATGTCAAAAAGAGATTATTACGAGGTTCTTGAGATCAGCAAATCTGCATCCGCCGACGAAATAAAAAAAGCATACCGTAAAATGGCCATCAAATTCCACCCGGATAAAAATCCAGGGGATAAAGAGGCCGAAGAAAAATTCAAAGAAGCTGCTGAAGCTTACGAAGTTTTAAGCGATGATCAGAAACGTGCTAGATACGACCAGTTCGGTCATGCCGGAGTAGGCGGAAACGGTGGTTTCGGAGGCGGAGGCTTCGGAGGCGGAATGAACATGGAAGATATTTTCAGCCAGTTTGGAGATATTTTCGGTGGTGGTTTCGGAGGATTCGGTGGTGGTGGCGGAGGCCGTCAGCAGGTGAAAGGTTCTAATTTAAGAATCAGAATCAAGCTGAACCTTGAGGAAATGGTAAACGGTACTCAGAAAACCATCAAAGTTAAAAAAATGAAGATGGCAGAAGGTGCCACTTCAAAAACATGCCCTACCTGTAACGGTTCCGGTGTTCAGTTAAAAGTAATGAATACCATGTTTGGTCAAATGCAGACTCAGACAACCTGTGGTACTTGTCAGGGAATTGGAAAAGTTGCTGACAAAATTCCTGCAGGAGCCAACGCGCAGGGTCTTATCAAGGATGAAGAGGAAATCACGATCAATATTCCGGCAGGAGCAAGAGACGGTATCCAGCTTAATGTAAGAGGAAAAGGAAATGATGCTCCGTTTGGAGGCGTTCCGGGAGACCTGTTGGTTATTATTGAAGAGGAAGTAGATCAAGTGATCAAGAGAGAAGGTGACAATCTTCACCAGGAACTGTATGTTTCATTTGCAGAAGCTGCTTTAGGAACTAAAAAAGAAATTCCTACAGTAGGTGGAAAAGTAAAAATTACTGTTGATCCGGGAACACAGTCTGGAAAAATCTTAAGATTAGCCGGAAAAGGACTTCCAAGCATTGACAGTTATGGTAAAGGAGATATGTTCATCCACATCAATGTTTGGACTCCGCAGAAGCTTACCAAAGACCAGAAAGACTTCTTTGAAAAGCAGATGTCCAGCGGAGAAATGGTTGCAGAACCATCCGGAAAAGAAAAAACTTTTTTTGATAAAGTAAAAGATTTATTCAATTAA
- a CDS encoding nucleotide exchange factor GrpE, whose translation MMENQDINEESINNQEENNVQNDATSQDNVTAAPSPEELLAEEKDRYIRLYAEFENYKKRTSKEKMEFFQYANQEMMVSMLGVLDDFERALKEIAKNGNPADLQGVELIYQKFKNKLTEKGLKTMEVKAGDSFDVDFHEAITQIPAPSEDLKGKIVDVIETGYILGDKVIRFAKVVTGN comes from the coding sequence ATTATGGAAAACCAGGATATTAACGAAGAAAGCATCAATAATCAGGAAGAAAACAATGTTCAGAATGACGCAACGTCTCAGGACAATGTGACAGCTGCTCCTTCTCCAGAAGAACTTTTGGCAGAAGAAAAAGACCGTTACATCAGATTGTATGCTGAATTCGAAAACTATAAAAAAAGAACGAGCAAAGAGAAGATGGAATTCTTCCAATACGCTAACCAGGAGATGATGGTTTCAATGTTAGGGGTTTTAGATGATTTTGAAAGAGCATTAAAAGAGATCGCTAAAAACGGAAATCCGGCCGACCTACAAGGTGTAGAACTGATCTATCAGAAATTCAAAAATAAACTTACCGAAAAAGGCTTAAAAACAATGGAAGTAAAAGCTGGTGACAGCTTTGATGTTGATTTCCATGAAGCGATTACTCAGATCCCTGCTCCATCGGAAGATTTGAAAGGAAAAATCGTAGACGTTATTGAAACAGGATATATTTTAGGTGATAAAGTAATCCGTTTTGCAAAAGTAGTAACAGGAAATTAA
- a CDS encoding Nramp family divalent metal transporter translates to MSFNIKSAWRKDKTNHSLSEVYSSIKVPKNATFWRKYLAFAGPGLMIAVGYMDPGNWATDIAGGAQFGYTLLSVILISNIFAMVLQHLSVKLGVVAERDLAQACRDHFSPTTNFILWIFCEIAIAACDLAEVIGSAIALNLLFHIPLTWGIVITTVDVLIILLLQSKGFRWIESIVGGLIFIILACFVYEIIISQPAFNEILGGLVPQKEIIQNPAMLYIAIGILGATVMPHNLYLHSSIVQTRDYTRDKEGKKEAIKFATLDSTVSLMLAFFINAAILILAAATFHTTGNEHVADIHDAYKMLTPILGASMASIAFAIALLASGQNSTLTGTLAGQIVMEGFLNIRLKPWLRRLITRLIAVIPALIVAILYGEQGTTELLVLSQVILSMQLSFAVVPLVMFTNDKAKMGEFVNKPFLKVCVWIISIIIIVLNLYLLYQTFTS, encoded by the coding sequence ATGAGTTTCAATATAAAAAGCGCCTGGCGAAAAGATAAAACAAATCATTCTCTATCAGAGGTTTATTCTTCTATAAAAGTTCCAAAAAATGCAACTTTCTGGAGGAAATATCTGGCATTCGCAGGTCCCGGCCTGATGATTGCCGTAGGATATATGGACCCCGGAAACTGGGCAACAGATATAGCAGGAGGAGCTCAGTTCGGGTATACCCTGCTTTCTGTGATCCTTATTTCTAATATTTTCGCGATGGTTTTGCAACATTTATCTGTAAAATTGGGCGTAGTTGCAGAAAGGGATTTGGCACAGGCATGTAGAGACCATTTCAGTCCCACTACCAATTTTATACTTTGGATATTCTGCGAAATAGCTATTGCTGCCTGTGATCTCGCCGAGGTCATTGGTTCTGCTATTGCATTAAACTTATTATTCCATATTCCTTTAACCTGGGGAATTGTTATTACCACAGTAGATGTTTTAATTATCCTTTTACTTCAGTCCAAAGGTTTCCGATGGATTGAAAGTATTGTAGGAGGACTTATCTTCATTATTCTGGCATGTTTCGTATACGAAATTATTATTTCACAGCCTGCTTTTAATGAAATTCTGGGAGGTTTGGTTCCACAGAAGGAAATCATTCAGAATCCTGCCATGCTTTATATTGCTATCGGGATTTTAGGAGCCACGGTAATGCCCCACAACCTGTATCTGCACAGCAGCATTGTACAGACCAGAGATTATACCCGTGATAAGGAGGGAAAAAAGGAAGCCATAAAATTTGCAACCCTAGACAGTACTGTTTCCCTGATGCTGGCTTTCTTCATTAATGCGGCAATCCTTATTCTGGCTGCCGCTACATTCCATACTACAGGGAACGAGCATGTCGCGGATATTCATGATGCGTATAAAATGTTGACCCCAATTTTAGGTGCTTCCATGGCGAGTATTGCATTTGCAATTGCTTTGCTGGCCTCAGGACAAAATTCTACATTGACAGGAACACTTGCAGGACAAATTGTAATGGAAGGTTTTTTGAATATCAGATTAAAACCATGGTTGAGAAGACTGATCACAAGACTTATTGCCGTAATTCCGGCACTGATAGTTGCTATTCTTTATGGCGAGCAGGGAACAACCGAATTATTGGTTTTAAGCCAGGTAATTCTATCTATGCAGCTTAGTTTTGCAGTAGTTCCATTGGTGATGTTTACCAATGATAAAGCTAAAATGGGCGAATTTGTCAACAAACCATTTCTTAAAGTCTGTGTTTGGATTATTTCCATTATTATCATTGTTTTAAACCTGTATCTACTCTATCAGACGTTTACTTCGTAA
- a CDS encoding OmpA family protein, with protein MSLNVIDLIKGQLGPALVSQAASQFGESESGISKAIGGLLPAVVGGLANNADKPGVVDAITQASSSGILGNLLGGASSNPIISTLLSSIFGDKVSGLVNSIASFSGVSNTTAGSLLNLVTGATVGTVGKYAADNNLGASGISSLLNDQKGIISSLLPAGLSLASFGLGAENWFGQAKETVSSVTSTAKDNIAEGVATARENVSEGAREVRERFENNNNNNQGGGSIWKWLLPLLLLIAAAYFLWKQCEKKQTTTTTTTTSDSASTSSTTDTAATATTATPAATTAKTDEDIELNGVMLKGYKGGMEDQMISFLKSGGYKNAADDSALKDKWYDFDHVNFKMGSSTELEAGSQGQLDNLVVILKAFPEAKIKVGGYTDKTGNEASNVKLSKARAEFIKAALAKAGVGAQVIAADGYGSQFAKVDAKASDAERAADRKMSIRFAK; from the coding sequence ATGTCTTTAAATGTCATTGATTTAATTAAAGGACAATTAGGTCCCGCATTGGTTTCACAGGCTGCATCGCAGTTTGGAGAAAGTGAATCCGGTATTTCTAAAGCAATTGGCGGATTATTACCTGCTGTAGTAGGTGGATTAGCCAATAATGCAGATAAGCCTGGCGTTGTGGATGCTATTACACAAGCCTCTTCAAGTGGAATTTTAGGAAATTTATTAGGCGGGGCGTCTAGTAATCCTATCATCTCTACCTTGTTATCTTCAATTTTCGGAGATAAAGTAAGTGGATTAGTTAATTCCATTGCTAGTTTTTCAGGAGTCAGCAACACCACTGCAGGTTCTTTGTTAAACCTGGTGACTGGAGCTACGGTAGGTACAGTAGGAAAATATGCAGCAGACAATAATTTGGGTGCTTCAGGTATTTCCAGCTTACTGAACGATCAGAAAGGCATTATTTCGTCTTTACTGCCTGCAGGTCTTTCTTTGGCTTCCTTTGGATTAGGAGCTGAAAATTGGTTTGGCCAGGCGAAGGAAACTGTTTCTTCGGTAACTTCTACAGCTAAAGATAACATCGCAGAAGGTGTAGCTACAGCTAGAGAAAATGTATCTGAAGGAGCCAGAGAAGTAAGAGAAAGATTTGAAAATAACAACAACAATAATCAAGGCGGAGGTTCAATCTGGAAATGGTTGCTTCCGCTTTTATTATTGATCGCAGCTGCGTATTTCTTATGGAAGCAGTGTGAGAAAAAACAGACAACTACTACAACTACCACTACGTCTGACTCCGCTTCTACAAGTTCTACTACAGATACAGCGGCTACGGCTACTACAGCAACACCAGCTGCTACCACTGCTAAAACCGATGAAGACATTGAGCTTAACGGAGTAATGTTAAAAGGTTATAAAGGTGGTATGGAAGATCAGATGATTTCATTCCTGAAATCTGGCGGTTACAAAAATGCGGCTGATGATTCTGCATTGAAAGACAAGTGGTACGATTTTGACCATGTAAATTTCAAAATGGGAAGTTCTACTGAGCTTGAAGCAGGTTCTCAAGGACAGCTGGATAACTTAGTGGTTATCCTTAAAGCTTTCCCTGAAGCAAAAATCAAAGTGGGAGGTTATACTGATAAAACAGGAAACGAAGCTTCTAACGTAAAATTGTCAAAAGCAAGAGCTGAATTCATTAAAGCTGCTTTAGCTAAAGCTGGAGTTGGTGCACAGGTAATTGCTGCTGACGGTTACGGAAGTCAATTTGCTAAAGTAGATGCAAAAGCTTCAGATGCTGAAAGAGCCGCTGACAGAAAAATGTCTATCAGATTTGCGAAATAA
- the proS gene encoding proline--tRNA ligase, with the protein MAKLTSRSEDYSKWYNELVVKADLAENSGVRGCMVIKPYGYAIWEKMRDEMDKKFKETGHVNAYFPLFVPKSLFEAEEKNAEGFAKECAVVTHYRLKTDPDNPSKLIVDPDAKLEEELIVRPTSEAIIWNTYKNWIQSYRDLPILINQWANVVRWEMRTRLFLRTAEFLWQEGHTAHATKDEAIEEAEKMNKVYADFAENFMAMPVIQGLKTPSERFAGADETYCIEALMQDGKALQAGTSHFLGQNFAKAFDVKFTNKEGKIEHAWATSWGTSTRLMGALIMTHSDDFGLVLPPTLAPIQVVIVPIFKGEEQLEQISEVALDIQAKLRAKGISVKFDNDTQNKPGWKFAEYELKGVPVRIAMGPRDLENKSVEIARRDNLTKEIRSIDGLDTYIEELLKTIQQDIYNKAFEFRKNNITKVDTYEEFKKVLEEKGGFIYAHWDGTAEEEEQIKDETKATIRCIPLDDDVEAGISLISGKPSKRRVLFAKAY; encoded by the coding sequence ATGGCAAAATTAACCTCAAGAAGCGAAGATTACAGCAAATGGTATAATGAGCTGGTTGTAAAAGCTGATTTAGCTGAAAACTCAGGCGTGCGTGGATGTATGGTGATCAAACCGTATGGCTATGCAATCTGGGAAAAAATGCGTGATGAAATGGATAAAAAGTTCAAAGAAACAGGTCACGTTAACGCATACTTCCCGCTTTTTGTGCCCAAGAGCTTGTTTGAGGCAGAGGAAAAGAATGCAGAAGGTTTTGCAAAAGAATGCGCTGTTGTTACCCACTACAGATTAAAAACAGATCCGGACAATCCATCCAAACTGATTGTAGATCCGGATGCGAAACTGGAAGAAGAACTTATCGTTCGTCCTACTTCAGAAGCAATTATCTGGAATACTTACAAAAACTGGATTCAGTCTTACAGAGACTTACCGATATTGATCAACCAATGGGCGAATGTGGTTCGTTGGGAAATGAGAACACGTCTTTTCTTAAGAACTGCAGAATTCTTGTGGCAGGAAGGGCACACTGCCCACGCTACCAAAGATGAAGCTATTGAAGAAGCAGAAAAGATGAATAAAGTATATGCAGATTTTGCTGAAAACTTTATGGCTATGCCGGTAATTCAGGGATTGAAAACGCCATCTGAAAGATTTGCAGGAGCTGATGAAACCTATTGTATAGAAGCATTAATGCAGGATGGAAAAGCTTTACAGGCAGGAACATCTCACTTCTTAGGACAGAATTTCGCAAAAGCATTTGATGTAAAATTCACCAACAAAGAAGGAAAAATTGAACATGCATGGGCTACCTCATGGGGTACTTCAACCCGTCTGATGGGAGCTTTAATTATGACTCATTCTGATGATTTCGGATTGGTACTACCTCCTACTTTGGCACCAATTCAGGTAGTAATTGTTCCAATTTTTAAAGGAGAAGAGCAGTTAGAGCAAATCAGTGAAGTGGCTTTGGATATTCAGGCTAAACTGAGAGCAAAAGGTATTTCTGTGAAGTTCGACAATGACACTCAGAACAAACCAGGCTGGAAATTCGCAGAGTATGAATTGAAAGGAGTTCCTGTAAGAATTGCAATGGGACCAAGAGATCTTGAAAATAAATCTGTGGAAATTGCAAGAAGAGATAACCTGACGAAAGAAATTCGTTCTATTGACGGTCTTGATACTTACATTGAAGAGTTATTGAAAACGATTCAGCAGGATATCTATAATAAAGCTTTTGAATTCAGAAAAAATAATATCACAAAAGTAGATACTTACGAAGAGTTCAAAAAAGTTTTGGAAGAAAAAGGAGGGTTCATTTATGCTCATTGGGACGGAACCGCTGAAGAAGAAGAGCAAATTAAAGATGAAACGAAGGCAACAATCAGATGTATTCCTTTGGATGATGATGTAGAAGCAGGGATTTCTTTGATTTCCGGAAAACCTTCTAAGAGACGTGTATTATTCGCAAAAGCTTATTAA